Proteins co-encoded in one Streptomyces sp. NBC_01283 genomic window:
- a CDS encoding HAD-IB family hydrolase: protein MAALGWLTPRRRSATARSVLAGEASAEAARKTSQELEALDDLAAASAPEEPEEPEFPVFGDDKAAAFFDLDNTVMQGAAIFHFGRGLYKRKFFERQELARFAWQQAWFRLAGVEDPEHMQDARDSALSIVKGHRVAELMSIGEEIYDEYMAERIWPGTRALAQAHLDAGQKVWLVTAAPVETATIIARRLGLTGALGTVAESVDGVYTGKLVGEPLHGPAKAEAVRALASAEGLDLARCAAYSDSHNDIPMLSLVGHPYAINPDAKLRKHARERDWRLRDYRTGRKAAKVGIPAAAGVGALAGGTAAAIALHRRRH from the coding sequence ATGGCCGCTCTCGGATGGCTCACCCCCCGTAGGCGCTCCGCCACCGCGCGGAGCGTGTTGGCAGGCGAGGCCTCGGCTGAGGCAGCGCGCAAAACCTCCCAGGAGCTGGAGGCCCTCGACGACCTCGCGGCGGCGTCCGCCCCCGAGGAACCGGAGGAGCCCGAGTTCCCGGTCTTCGGCGACGACAAGGCCGCCGCCTTCTTCGACCTCGACAACACCGTGATGCAGGGCGCCGCGATCTTCCACTTCGGCCGCGGCCTCTACAAGCGGAAGTTCTTCGAGCGCCAGGAGCTGGCCCGATTCGCCTGGCAGCAGGCGTGGTTCAGGCTCGCGGGCGTCGAGGACCCCGAGCACATGCAGGACGCCCGCGACAGCGCCCTGTCCATCGTCAAGGGCCACCGGGTCGCCGAGCTGATGTCCATCGGCGAGGAGATCTACGACGAGTACATGGCCGAGCGCATCTGGCCCGGCACGCGCGCCCTGGCCCAGGCCCACCTGGACGCGGGCCAGAAGGTCTGGCTGGTCACGGCCGCCCCGGTGGAGACGGCGACGATCATCGCCCGCCGCCTGGGCCTGACCGGCGCGCTCGGCACGGTCGCCGAGTCCGTGGACGGCGTCTATACGGGAAAGCTCGTCGGCGAGCCCCTGCACGGCCCGGCGAAGGCCGAGGCGGTGCGCGCGCTCGCGTCGGCCGAGGGCCTGGACCTGGCCCGCTGCGCGGCGTACAGCGATTCGCACAACGACATCCCGATGCTGTCGCTGGTCGGGCATCCGTACGCGATCAATCCCGACGCCAAACTGCGCAAGCACGCGCGCGAGCGGGACTGGCGCCTGCGGGACTACCGCACCGGCCGCAAGGCCGCCAAGGTGGGCATCCCCGCCGCCGCGGGAGTCGGCGCCCTCGCAGGTGGCACGGCCGCGGCCATCGCCCTGCACCGCCGCCGCCACTGA
- a CDS encoding NAD-dependent epimerase/dehydratase family protein, with translation MGKVVLVTGVARQLGGRFVRRVLRDPDVDRVVAVDAVPPEHHLGGADFVQADIRQPAIAKVLAEFSVDTVVHLDVTGTALAGGNRGSLKETNVIGTMQLLGACQKSPTVKRLVVKSSTNVYGSAPRDPAVFTETTPPKSLPSGGFAKDTVEVEGYVRGFARRRPDVAVCVLRFANILGPAADSPLAEYFSLPVLPTVFGYDPRLQFVHEDDAIEVLRLGAHEPERGTLNSGTFNIAGDGLLLLSQCARRLGRPTLPVFMPAVTWVGQALRTLGMTDFSPEQIRLLTHGRVVATRQMRETLGFSPKYTTAETFADFVRSRGPGLMPPQAVAGAIDRIATLPFAGSQSVN, from the coding sequence TTGGGCAAGGTCGTGCTCGTGACCGGGGTGGCCCGACAACTGGGCGGGCGGTTCGTCCGGCGTGTCCTGCGGGATCCCGACGTCGACCGGGTGGTCGCCGTGGACGCGGTCCCTCCCGAGCACCATCTGGGCGGCGCCGACTTCGTCCAGGCCGACATCCGGCAGCCCGCGATCGCCAAGGTGCTCGCCGAGTTCTCCGTCGACACGGTCGTGCACCTGGACGTCACGGGCACCGCGCTGGCGGGCGGCAACCGCGGCTCGCTCAAGGAAACCAACGTCATCGGCACCATGCAGCTGCTCGGCGCCTGCCAGAAGTCGCCGACGGTCAAGCGGCTCGTGGTGAAGTCGAGCACCAACGTGTACGGCTCCGCGCCGCGCGACCCCGCGGTCTTCACCGAGACGACGCCGCCGAAGTCGCTGCCGAGCGGTGGCTTCGCCAAGGACACCGTCGAGGTCGAGGGATACGTGCGCGGATTCGCGCGCCGCCGCCCGGACGTGGCGGTCTGCGTGCTGCGCTTCGCGAACATCCTGGGCCCCGCCGCGGACTCCCCGCTCGCCGAGTACTTCTCGCTGCCGGTCCTGCCGACCGTCTTCGGCTACGACCCGCGGCTGCAGTTCGTGCACGAGGACGACGCGATCGAGGTCCTGCGCCTCGGGGCACACGAGCCGGAGCGCGGGACGCTCAACAGCGGCACGTTCAACATCGCCGGTGACGGCCTGCTGCTGCTCTCGCAGTGCGCGCGGCGCCTGGGGCGTCCGACGCTGCCGGTGTTCATGCCCGCGGTCACCTGGGTCGGCCAGGCGCTGCGCACCCTGGGCATGACGGACTTCTCGCCGGAGCAGATCAGGCTGCTCACCCACGGCCGGGTCGTCGCCACCCGGCAGATGCGCGAGACACTGGGCTTCAGCCCCAAGTACACGACCGCGGAGACCTTCGCGGACTTCGTACGCAGCCGGGGTCCGGGACTCATGCCGCCGCAGGCCGTCGCGGGGGCAATCGACCGGATCGCCACGCTGCCCTTCGCGGGCAGCCAGAGCGTCAACTGA
- a CDS encoding redox-sensing transcriptional repressor Rex has product MATGRTHRPATRSRGIPEATVARLPLYLRALTALSERSVPTVSSEELAAAAGVNSAKLRKDFSYLGSYGTRGVGYDVEYLVYQISRELGLTQDWPVVIVGIGNLGAALANYGGFASRGFRVAALIDADPAMAGTPVAGMPVQHTDDLEKIISDNGVSIGVISTPAGAAQQVCERLVAAGVTSILNFAPTVLSVPEGVDVRKVDLSIELQILAFHEQRKAGEEAAADGAVAPAAAKQQRKGPDGDVPAVMPA; this is encoded by the coding sequence GTGGCAACTGGCCGAACTCACCGACCGGCGACCCGCAGCCGAGGGATTCCCGAGGCCACCGTCGCCAGGCTTCCGCTGTACCTCCGAGCCCTCACCGCACTGTCGGAGCGCTCGGTGCCCACGGTCTCCTCCGAGGAGCTCGCGGCCGCCGCGGGGGTCAACTCCGCGAAGCTGCGCAAGGACTTCTCCTACCTCGGCTCCTACGGGACGCGTGGTGTCGGCTACGACGTCGAGTACCTCGTCTACCAGATCTCCCGCGAGCTCGGCCTGACGCAGGACTGGCCCGTCGTGATCGTCGGCATCGGTAACCTCGGCGCGGCCCTCGCCAATTACGGCGGGTTCGCCTCGCGCGGCTTCCGTGTCGCCGCCCTGATCGACGCCGACCCGGCGATGGCGGGCACGCCCGTCGCGGGCATGCCGGTGCAGCACACGGACGACCTCGAGAAGATCATCAGTGACAACGGCGTCTCCATCGGCGTCATCTCGACCCCGGCGGGCGCCGCCCAGCAGGTCTGCGAGCGGCTCGTCGCCGCCGGTGTGACCTCGATCCTGAACTTCGCGCCCACCGTTCTCTCCGTGCCCGAGGGCGTCGACGTACGCAAGGTGGACCTCTCCATCGAGCTGCAGATCCTCGCCTTCCACGAGCAGCGCAAGGCCGGCGAGGAAGCGGCGGCCGACGGTGCCGTGGCGCCCGCCGCCGCCAAGCAGCAGCGCAAAGGACCCGACGGGGACGTCCCCGCCGTGATGCCGGCATGA
- a CDS encoding ECF subfamily RNA polymerase sigma factor, BldN family, with amino-acid sequence MYPHVGVDASGLATLRATVADRLRGFVPTAYAGPAVPAFAVPTPAGPVYALADSGAAVSRRARSASAATSTPTPRRPAADSDSARMMDLVERAQAGESDAFGRLYDQYSDTVYRYIYYRVGGKATAEDLTSETFLRALRRISTFTWQGRDFGAWLVTIARNLVADHFKSSRFRLEVTTGEMLDANEVERSPEDSVLESLSNAALLDAVRRLNPQQQECVTLRFLQGLSVAETARVMGKNEGAIKTLQYRAVRTLARLLPDDVR; translated from the coding sequence GTGTACCCACACGTCGGGGTTGACGCCTCGGGCCTGGCTACGCTGCGCGCAACGGTCGCCGACCGCTTGCGCGGCTTCGTCCCCACCGCGTACGCCGGCCCCGCCGTCCCCGCATTTGCCGTCCCCACACCCGCCGGGCCCGTCTATGCCCTGGCGGACAGCGGCGCGGCGGTCAGCAGACGGGCTCGTTCCGCCTCTGCCGCCACCTCAACCCCCACCCCACGCCGTCCCGCCGCGGACAGCGACAGCGCCCGCATGATGGACCTCGTCGAACGCGCCCAAGCGGGCGAGTCCGACGCCTTCGGCCGTCTCTACGACCAGTACAGCGACACGGTCTACCGCTACATCTACTACCGCGTCGGCGGCAAGGCGACCGCCGAGGACCTGACCAGCGAGACCTTTCTGCGCGCCCTGCGCCGCATCAGCACGTTCACCTGGCAGGGGCGCGATTTCGGCGCCTGGCTCGTCACCATCGCTCGCAACCTGGTCGCCGACCACTTCAAGTCGAGCCGTTTCCGCCTCGAAGTGACCACAGGCGAAATGCTCGACGCCAATGAGGTCGAGCGCAGCCCCGAGGACTCCGTCCTGGAGTCCCTCTCCAACGCCGCACTGCTCGACGCCGTGCGCCGCCTCAACCCCCAGCAGCAGGAGTGCGTGACCCTGCGCTTCCTGCAGGGCCTCTCGGTCGCCGAGACCGCTCGGGTGATGGGCAAGAACGAGGGCGCGATCAAGACCCTCCAGTACCGCGCCGTCCGCACGCTGGCCCGGCTCCTCCCCGACGACGTGCGCTAG
- a CDS encoding helix-turn-helix domain-containing protein, with the protein MAADQRPLNEVQFLTVAEVASVMRVSKMTVYRLVHSGHLPAIRVGRSFRVPEQAVHEYLRESYVGVEAG; encoded by the coding sequence ATGGCTGCAGACCAGAGGCCGCTGAACGAGGTTCAGTTCTTGACCGTGGCGGAAGTCGCCTCGGTAATGCGAGTGTCCAAGATGACCGTGTACCGCTTGGTGCACAGCGGTCATCTGCCCGCCATCCGGGTCGGAAGGTCCTTCCGGGTTCCGGAGCAGGCGGTTCACGAGTACCTCCGCGAGTCCTATGTAGGAGTCGAGGCGGGCTGA
- a CDS encoding glutamyl-tRNA reductase, whose protein sequence is MSLLVVGLSHRSAPVSVLERAALAADAQAKLLQDVLAAEPAAEAAVLATCNRIELYADVDKFHAGVAELSTLLAQHSGVGLEELTPYLYVHYEDRAVHHLFSVACGLDSMVVGEGQILGQIKDALARSQELHTAGRLLNDLFQQALRVGKRAHSETGIDRAGQSLVTFGLEQLAGREPVETWAKGKRALVIGAGSMSSLAAATLARAGVHEVVVANRTLDRAHRLAEILAEGGTGTVARAVPMDQVAAELTRADVAVSCTGATGLVLTADAVAAGVADRTGAPVTVGAPRVPAAGTSAAPATAHDTGSDADEACPLGLSGDGTVGRGVGFSVMGEDAVAGMDAATLEQHAAWVDNAPAVRRDDPQSEADTIAALAAAVAAGGRVPENRRRPSLVETGNVLLALLDLAMPRDIDGAVHRIDGVRLVDIESLAEASADAPMADDVERVRAIVSDEVAAFGAAQRAAHITPTVVALRTMAADVVANEIARLDGRLPGLPEKERAEITQTVRRVVDKLLHAPTVRVKQLASEPGGAGYADALRTLFDLDPQTVAAVSRADKINESTDQNASQTDPNRGRA, encoded by the coding sequence ATGAGTCTCCTCGTCGTGGGGCTGAGTCATCGCAGCGCTCCGGTGAGCGTGCTCGAACGGGCCGCCCTGGCCGCCGACGCCCAGGCCAAGCTCCTGCAGGACGTCCTGGCCGCCGAGCCCGCCGCCGAAGCGGCCGTGCTCGCCACCTGCAACCGCATCGAGCTGTACGCCGACGTGGACAAGTTCCACGCGGGCGTCGCCGAGCTGTCGACCCTGCTTGCGCAGCACAGCGGCGTGGGCCTGGAAGAGCTCACTCCTTATCTCTACGTCCACTACGAGGACCGAGCCGTCCACCACCTGTTCTCGGTGGCCTGCGGCCTGGACTCGATGGTCGTCGGCGAGGGGCAGATCCTCGGCCAGATCAAGGACGCCCTCGCGCGCTCCCAGGAGCTGCACACCGCCGGGCGCCTCCTCAACGACCTGTTCCAGCAGGCACTGCGGGTCGGCAAGCGCGCGCACTCGGAGACCGGCATCGACCGGGCCGGGCAGTCGCTCGTGACCTTCGGCCTCGAACAGCTCGCCGGGCGCGAGCCGGTCGAGACCTGGGCCAAGGGCAAGCGCGCCCTGGTCATCGGCGCGGGCTCCATGTCCTCGCTCGCCGCGGCGACGCTCGCACGCGCCGGGGTCCACGAGGTCGTCGTCGCCAACCGCACCCTGGACCGGGCGCACCGCCTGGCCGAGATCCTGGCCGAGGGCGGCACGGGCACCGTCGCCCGCGCCGTGCCGATGGACCAGGTGGCGGCCGAACTGACACGTGCAGATGTCGCCGTCTCCTGCACCGGCGCGACCGGCCTCGTCCTGACGGCCGACGCCGTCGCGGCGGGCGTGGCCGACCGCACGGGCGCCCCCGTCACCGTGGGCGCGCCGCGCGTGCCCGCCGCGGGCACCTCGGCGGCTCCGGCCACCGCGCACGACACCGGCTCCGACGCCGACGAGGCCTGCCCGCTCGGGCTCTCCGGCGACGGGACCGTGGGCCGCGGGGTCGGGTTCTCCGTCATGGGCGAGGACGCCGTCGCCGGGATGGACGCCGCGACGCTGGAGCAGCACGCCGCCTGGGTGGACAACGCGCCCGCCGTGCGCCGTGACGACCCGCAGAGCGAGGCCGACACCATCGCCGCGCTCGCCGCGGCCGTGGCCGCCGGTGGGCGCGTGCCCGAGAACCGCCGCCGCCCCTCGCTCGTCGAGACGGGCAACGTCCTGCTCGCCCTGCTCGACCTGGCCATGCCCCGCGACATCGACGGCGCCGTGCACCGCATCGACGGCGTGCGCCTCGTCGACATCGAGTCGCTCGCCGAGGCCTCCGCGGACGCTCCGATGGCCGACGACGTGGAGCGGGTCCGCGCGATCGTCTCCGACGAGGTCGCCGCCTTCGGTGCCGCACAGCGGGCCGCGCACATCACGCCGACCGTGGTCGCCCTGCGCACCATGGCCGCCGACGTCGTCGCGAACGAGATCGCGCGGCTCGACGGACGGCTCCCCGGACTTCCGGAGAAGGAGCGCGCGGAGATCACCCAGACCGTCCGCCGCGTCGTCGACAAGCTGCTCCACGCACCCACCGTGCGGGTCAAGCAGCTGGCGAGCGAGCCAGGCGGCGCCGGGTACGCGGACGCGCTGCGCACCCTCTTCGACCTCGACCCGCAGACGGTCGCCGCCGTCAGCAGGGCCGACAAGATCAATGAATCCACCGATCAAAACGCATCACAAACAGATCCGAATCGAGGCCGGGCATGA
- a CDS encoding phosphatase, producing MLSTGALRAHLLAARLAGPVATTREASLRSYRLFAARDPRILLGLDPEWSWGPGDLLGLMADKCGVSADPRHTSGVDVIDPERTLAALDAFAERLADAARRRLPVLFGTGHPHRLLGFYAALADALSAAGCTVLTPAQGNSVDITTRFGLRTYNLDYVQGVALVREPGARPTGSETGAHSHSPLPVRAALAAAAEAEGPLPELVVGDHGWVCGAGQLGFEAIGLADTDDPALFVGEAEGQVSVVVPLDDAVRSDYYRPLTRYVLNRACLSQ from the coding sequence GTGTTGAGCACCGGAGCGTTGCGTGCGCATCTGTTGGCTGCCCGGCTGGCCGGGCCCGTTGCCACCACGCGGGAAGCGAGCCTGCGGAGCTACCGGCTCTTCGCGGCCCGGGACCCGCGGATACTGCTCGGTCTTGATCCCGAGTGGAGTTGGGGGCCCGGTGACCTGCTGGGGCTGATGGCCGACAAGTGCGGGGTGTCCGCCGATCCGCGGCACACTTCGGGGGTCGACGTCATCGACCCGGAGCGGACGCTGGCCGCGCTCGACGCCTTCGCCGAAAGGCTCGCGGACGCGGCGCGAAGGCGGCTTCCCGTGCTCTTCGGGACGGGGCATCCGCACCGGCTCCTCGGTTTCTACGCCGCCCTGGCGGACGCTTTGTCGGCGGCCGGGTGCACCGTCCTCACCCCCGCGCAGGGCAACAGTGTCGACATAACGACCCGGTTCGGCCTACGCACGTACAACCTTGACTACGTACAAGGAGTCGCGCTGGTGCGGGAACCCGGCGCGCGTCCCACCGGGAGTGAGACCGGCGCACACTCCCACTCCCCGCTCCCGGTTCGAGCTGCTCTCGCGGCCGCAGCGGAGGCTGAGGGACCGCTTCCCGAGCTCGTCGTCGGGGACCACGGATGGGTCTGCGGGGCAGGTCAGCTGGGGTTCGAGGCGATCGGTCTGGCGGATACGGATGATCCCGCGCTGTTCGTCGGAGAGGCCGAGGGGCAGGTGTCCGTCGTCGTTCCGCTTGATGACGCTGTGCGGTCTGATTACTACCGACCGCTTACTCGCTATGTACTCAATCGAGCGTGTCTGTCACAGTAG
- a CDS encoding 30S ribosomal protein bS22, which translates to MGSVIKKRRKRMAKKKHRKLLKRTRVQRRNKK; encoded by the coding sequence GTGGGCTCTGTTATCAAGAAGCGGCGTAAGCGGATGGCCAAGAAGAAGCACCGCAAGCTGCTGAAGCGCACCCGCGTTCAGCGTCGCAACAAGAAGTAG
- a CDS encoding glutaredoxin family protein, whose protein sequence is MSPIFRRTEKKKPQDRTVTLIGKSGCHLCDEAQLVVEKVCGELGVVWEKKDITQDAELNRAYWEQIPVVLVDGEQHTFWRVNEDRLRRELAP, encoded by the coding sequence ATGAGCCCGATTTTTCGCCGTACGGAGAAGAAGAAGCCCCAGGACCGGACGGTCACCCTGATCGGAAAGTCCGGCTGCCATCTGTGCGATGAAGCACAGCTGGTGGTCGAGAAGGTCTGCGGCGAGCTGGGAGTCGTATGGGAGAAGAAGGACATCACTCAGGACGCAGAGCTCAACAGGGCCTACTGGGAACAGATCCCGGTGGTGCTCGTGGACGGTGAACAGCACACCTTCTGGCGGGTGAACGAAGATCGGCTCCGCCGCGAGCTCGCCCCGTAG
- a CDS encoding DUF5667 domain-containing protein — translation MIANVSAHRRANAFAQDLEEQSDQAPAAEQSEGSVTPDSVPSEQTPPDRMLALAAGLGELPKPEMDPEVKVVQRAQLVAAMEAMLLEGTAAGGGTIGTSVPEQRSRKGAHRATGLRKLKPRSRLSQGIAAGGLTVGVAAGAFSGVAAASSDALPGDSLYGLKRGMEDLKLGMADGDSDKGEVYLDHASTRLNEARRLMERGRTGSLDHESLGEVRRALSGMRHDATEGHRLLHQAYERDGSLGHIQTLSAFAESHRRSWSDLQSRLPVQLGDVGDQVSSVFDAMDQEVDPLRSLLPRTPDKSDSPGKPSQGSAGSTTPDSPSSPTTSPRDGASKDSKPHPSTPDGGSDSDGLLGGNTGGLLDPPKSDTTPTPSDGKPDKASPSAKPDVTVPPILPGLLPGLGINEEDAN, via the coding sequence GTGATCGCGAACGTATCGGCACACCGGCGGGCGAACGCCTTCGCCCAGGACCTGGAGGAGCAATCCGACCAGGCCCCGGCGGCCGAGCAGTCCGAAGGTTCCGTCACACCCGATTCCGTGCCGTCCGAACAGACGCCACCGGACAGGATGTTGGCTCTGGCGGCCGGCCTCGGCGAACTGCCGAAGCCGGAGATGGATCCCGAGGTCAAAGTGGTCCAGCGGGCCCAGCTCGTAGCTGCCATGGAGGCCATGCTCCTTGAGGGCACGGCCGCGGGCGGTGGGACCATCGGCACATCGGTGCCCGAACAGCGGTCCCGCAAGGGCGCCCACCGGGCCACGGGACTGCGCAAACTGAAGCCGCGCTCCCGGCTGTCGCAAGGCATCGCAGCGGGCGGACTCACCGTCGGCGTGGCCGCCGGCGCGTTCAGCGGGGTTGCCGCGGCCAGCTCGGACGCGCTGCCGGGCGATTCGCTGTACGGCTTGAAGCGTGGCATGGAAGACCTCAAGCTCGGCATGGCCGACGGCGACAGCGACAAGGGCGAGGTCTATCTCGACCACGCGTCGACGCGCCTGAACGAAGCCCGCCGGCTGATGGAGCGTGGCCGCACCGGCAGTCTCGACCACGAATCCCTCGGCGAGGTCAGGCGGGCCCTCTCGGGCATGCGGCACGACGCCACGGAAGGCCACCGCCTGCTGCACCAGGCGTACGAGAGGGACGGCTCGCTGGGTCACATCCAGACCCTGTCCGCCTTCGCGGAGTCGCACCGCAGGAGCTGGAGCGACCTGCAGAGCAGGCTGCCCGTCCAGCTCGGTGACGTGGGCGATCAGGTGAGCTCGGTGTTCGACGCGATGGACCAGGAAGTGGACCCCCTCCGCTCCCTCCTCCCGCGCACCCCGGACAAGAGCGACTCCCCCGGCAAGCCGAGCCAGGGTTCCGCGGGCTCCACCACCCCGGACAGCCCCTCCTCGCCCACGACGTCCCCCCGGGACGGCGCGAGCAAGGACAGCAAGCCCCACCCGTCCACGCCGGACGGCGGCAGCGACAGCGACGGCCTGCTCGGCGGCAACACGGGCGGCCTCCTGGACCCGCCGAAGTCCGACACGACCCCCACCCCCTCGGACGGCAAACCCGACAAGGCATCCCCGTCGGCCAAGCCGGACGTCACGGTGCCGCCGATCCTGCCCGGCCTGCTGCCGGGCCTGGGCATCAACGAAGAGGACGCGAACTAG
- the hemC gene encoding hydroxymethylbilane synthase: MTERALRLGTRRSKLAMAQSGQVADTVSTLTGRPVELVEITTYGDTSREQLAQIGGTGVFVTALRDALLGGEVDFAVHSLKDLPTAQPDDLALAAVPLREDPRDVLIARDGMTFPELPSGARIGTGSPRRMAQLNAYARNHGLAIETVPIRGNIDTRIGFVHKGELDAVVLAAAGLHRVGRIDEVTDFLSVDTVLPAPGQGALAIECAASNASLTAALAELDDPYTRAAVTAERSLLAALEAGCSAPVGALADLLADGQIVKEMRLRGVVGATDGSTLVQLSTTGPVPETHDQALALGRELAAEMLAKGAAGLMGERAL, translated from the coding sequence ATGACCGAGAGGGCACTCAGGCTCGGGACACGGCGCAGCAAGCTGGCCATGGCCCAGTCCGGGCAAGTGGCCGACACAGTGAGCACGTTGACCGGCCGCCCCGTAGAGCTCGTGGAGATCACGACGTACGGCGATACGTCCCGTGAGCAGCTCGCGCAGATCGGCGGCACCGGCGTCTTCGTGACCGCCCTGCGCGACGCGCTGCTCGGCGGCGAGGTCGACTTCGCCGTCCACTCGCTGAAGGACCTGCCGACCGCGCAGCCCGACGACCTGGCCCTGGCCGCGGTCCCGCTGCGCGAGGACCCCCGCGACGTACTCATCGCGCGCGACGGGATGACCTTCCCGGAGCTGCCGAGCGGCGCGCGGATCGGCACGGGCTCGCCCCGCCGCATGGCGCAGCTCAACGCCTACGCCCGCAACCACGGACTCGCCATAGAGACCGTGCCGATCCGCGGGAACATCGACACGCGCATCGGGTTCGTGCACAAGGGCGAGCTCGATGCCGTCGTACTCGCCGCCGCCGGGCTCCACCGCGTCGGCAGGATCGACGAGGTGACCGACTTCCTGTCGGTCGACACAGTTCTGCCCGCCCCCGGCCAGGGGGCACTGGCGATCGAATGTGCCGCGTCCAACGCGTCACTGACCGCCGCGCTCGCCGAGCTCGACGACCCGTACACCAGGGCCGCCGTGACCGCCGAGCGATCCCTGCTCGCCGCCCTGGAGGCCGGCTGCAGCGCACCTGTGGGTGCGTTGGCCGACCTGCTGGCCGACGGGCAGATTGTCAAGGAAATGCGCCTGCGCGGCGTCGTCGGGGCAACCGACGGCTCGACGCTGGTGCAGCTGTCCACCACCGGTCCCGTGCCCGAGACGCATGACCAAGCCTTGGCGCTCGGCCGTGAACTCGCTGCCGAGATGCTTGCCAAGGGCGCGGCCGGTCTGATGGGGGAGCGAGCACTTTGA
- a CDS encoding lysophospholipid acyltransferase family protein — MADAKVIPFDDDRSRAGAQRPPRRRSAVRRKNDPAAVREVTAMPGQQDGGPQVERAEPEPSPQGASGTEAGPGARPEPRGGGGGLERRVAGGLAFLRRRLTGDYEVDDFGYDEELTDQVLMSLVRPLYEKYFRVEVKGIENIPSEGGALIVSNHSGTLPLDGLMMQVAVHDNHPEGRHLRLLAADLVFMLPVVNELARKAGHTLACAEDAERLLERGELVGVMPEGFKGIGKPFSDRYKLQRFGRGGFVSTALRAGTPIVPCSIVGAEEIYPMIGNAKTLARVLGFPYFPITPTFPWLGPLGALPLPTKWTIQFGEPIPTDGYPPEAAEDPMLMFNLTDQVREQIQHTLYKLLVQRRSVFF, encoded by the coding sequence ATGGCGGACGCCAAGGTCATTCCGTTCGACGACGACCGGTCGCGCGCGGGTGCGCAGCGCCCGCCGCGGCGAAGGAGCGCGGTCCGGCGCAAGAACGATCCGGCAGCCGTGCGTGAGGTCACGGCCATGCCGGGCCAGCAGGACGGAGGGCCGCAGGTGGAGCGGGCCGAGCCGGAGCCCTCGCCCCAGGGGGCTTCCGGGACGGAAGCGGGGCCCGGGGCCCGTCCGGAGCCGCGGGGCGGTGGCGGTGGCCTGGAGCGCCGTGTCGCGGGTGGTCTCGCGTTTCTGCGGCGGCGGCTCACGGGTGACTACGAGGTCGACGACTTCGGGTACGACGAGGAGCTCACCGATCAGGTCCTGATGTCCCTGGTGCGGCCGCTGTACGAGAAGTACTTCCGCGTCGAGGTGAAGGGCATCGAGAACATCCCGTCGGAGGGCGGGGCGCTGATCGTCTCCAACCACTCGGGAACGCTGCCGCTGGACGGCCTGATGATGCAGGTCGCCGTGCACGACAACCATCCCGAGGGGCGGCATCTGCGGCTGCTCGCGGCGGATCTCGTCTTCATGCTGCCGGTGGTCAACGAGCTGGCGCGCAAGGCGGGGCACACGCTGGCGTGCGCCGAGGACGCCGAGCGTCTCCTTGAGCGGGGCGAGCTGGTCGGGGTGATGCCGGAGGGGTTCAAGGGCATCGGGAAGCCGTTCAGCGACCGCTACAAGCTGCAGCGGTTCGGACGGGGCGGCTTCGTCTCCACCGCGCTGCGTGCGGGCACGCCGATCGTTCCCTGCTCGATCGTGGGGGCGGAGGAGATCTACCCGATGATCGGCAACGCGAAGACGCTGGCGAGAGTGCTCGGCTTCCCGTACTTCCCGATCACGCCTACGTTCCCCTGGCTCGGGCCGCTGGGGGCGTTGCCGTTGCCGACGAAGTGGACTATCCAGTTCGGGGAGCCGATCCCGACGGACGGGTATCCGCCGGAGGCGGCCGAGGACCCGATGCTGATGTTCAACCTGACCGATCAGGTCAGGGAGCAGATCCAGCACACGCTCTACAAGCTGCTGGTGCAGCGGCGGTCGGTCTTCTTCTGA